In Paenibacillus sp. 1781tsa1, one DNA window encodes the following:
- a CDS encoding cold-shock protein produces the protein MGYANRVWDGLFGEEQEEVNALIGPSLGKSPTKAPKQPKVKRSSGVVAHFNDERGWGFINAGKSRLFFHISECPDYDSAIVPVGSRVTFETGEDKKGRECAVSIKVFE, from the coding sequence ATGGGATACGCAAATAGGGTTTGGGACGGTCTTTTTGGAGAGGAGCAGGAAGAGGTGAACGCGCTGATCGGGCCGAGTCTGGGGAAATCGCCTACCAAAGCTCCTAAGCAACCGAAAGTTAAGCGCAGTTCCGGCGTCGTAGCTCACTTTAATGACGAGCGCGGATGGGGCTTCATCAATGCCGGGAAGTCTCGTTTGTTCTTTCATATAAGTGAGTGTCCCGACTATGACAGCGCGATTGTGCCGGTGGGTTCCCGCGTTACCTTCGAAACGGGAGAGGACAAGAAGGGCCGGGAATGCGCGGTATCTATTAAG